The genomic segment CACCAGCGGTTGATCTGCATCCCGATGTGGAAGACGACGAGCTCGCCTTCGTGGTGATGGGTCATGCGGCCCGCGTTGATCTTCGTCATGGTATCTTCCGATCGGATAGTGGGACTATCCATAATGGATAGCGGTACTATCGAAGTCAAGAGGTGGCCATGAAGATCTCAGAACTGTCGGCGAGGAGCGGCGTCGCCGTGCCGACGATCAAGTACTACCTGCGCGAGCGGTTGCTGCCCGAGGGTGAGCGCAGCGCACCGACGCAGGCCTCGTATGACGACGCCCACGTGCAGCGCCTCGGTGTGATCCGTGCGCTCATCGCGGCGGGCGTCAGTATCGCCGAGATCAGGCGCGTCGTGGCGACGCTCGACAGTCCGCCCGAGAGCGCCCATGAACTGCTCGGGGCCGCGCACGCGGCGATCACCCCGACCGAGGACGACACTCCCGACCTCACCGCAGCCGAGGAGCTGGTGGCGGGACTCGGATGGAAGCCGGGGATGACCGACCCGGCCGTGCTGCGTGCCGTCGCACGGGCATTGAACGGTCTGTCGTCGGCCGGGTTCGAGGTGCCGCGCGACGTCATGGCGACGTACCTGGCGAGCGTCCGCGCGATCGCGGACGCGGAGATCGCCGGCGTTCCGAGCTCATCGCCCGAGGTGGCGGTGCAGTACGTCGTTCTCGGTTCGGCGCTCGTGGAGCCGTTGCTGCTGGCTCTGCGGCGGGTGGCGCAGCAGGTCGCCTCCGCCGAGCGGTTCGGCGCCGAGGGGCTCTGAACCGACGGGCTCGGGTCAGCGCCCCCGAACCGACGGGCGGGTCAGCGCCGCCCGGCGCGGTCGATGATCCGCCACGTCGTCGGCAGAAGGGCGGACATGGCGAGGATCTTGAGGGCGTCGCCGATGAGGAACGGCAGGACGCCGAGGGTGAGTGCCGTCGCGAGGTCGACGCCGAGGAACCCGGCGAGCCACGGCACTCCGCATGCGTAGATCGTGAGTGAACCGAGCGTGGCGAGGCCGATGGTCGACCAGGCGTTGCGGTCGGAGCGGCGACGGGCGAGGGTGCCGACCAGGGCGGCGGCCGCGACGTATCCGACGATGTAGCCGAACGACGAGAAGGCCCAGCCGAACGAGCCGCCGGCGAACAGGGGGACCCCGATCGCCCCGAGTGCCAGGTAGAGGCCGGCGCTCGCGGTGCCGCGGAGCGGACCGAGGGTCGCGCCGGTGAGCAGGACGGCGAAGGTCGCAAGCGACAGCGGCACCGGCGTGAAGGGCAAGGGGATGACGATGAATCCCGCGACGGCGATGAAAGCCGTGCCCGCCAACGTGAGGAGCACGTCGCGCGCCGCGGCGCCGGGGATGAGATCGGCGAGCACCGGTGAGCGGTCGGGGTGGGTGGCGATGGCGGACATGGTTCCTCCTGGCATCCTGAACACTGTTCACCTGAACAGCGTTCTGTACGATAGCAGGATGAACGCCGCGCCCGCACCTGCCCGCAATGACAAGAGCGCCGTCGTCGATGCCGCCATGCGCGTGCTGAGCGAGAACGGCTTGCCCGGCCTGTCGATGCGCAGGATCGCCGATGAGCTCGATGTGCAGGTCAGCGCGTTGTACTGGCACTTCCCGAACAAGCAGGCCCTTCTCGCCGCCGTGAGCGACCGGATCGTCGGGGATGCGGACGCGACCTCGGGTTCCGAGGGGATCGCGGCCGCCGACGCCGAGGTCGTCGCCGCGCGGCTGCGCGACCGGCTGCTCGCCCACCGGGACGGCGCGGAGATCGTGTCGAGCTCGCTCGCGCTCGGGCTTCTCTCGCTGCCGGCGCATGTGGACCTCGCGCGCGCGGGCCGCGAGCTCGGGCTGGACGATGCGGCGGCCGAGACCGCCGCCGACACCGTGGTGCACTACGTGATCGGGTACACCTTCCACGAGCAGCAACGGCTGTACGCGGCCGTCGTGGGCGCCGCTGATGCCTCGGTCGACCTCGCGCCGGGGCAGGTCGATGAGCGCGGCGGATCGTTCGATGCCGGCCTCCGGATGATCGTCGCCGGCATCCGCGCCACCGCCGGGGTCAGCTGAGCCCGAGGTTCTTGTCAGCGGTCGCCGACGTACGCGATCGCCTCGACCTCGACGGTGAATCCGCCCGCGAGTGCGATGCCGAAGGTGCTGCGTGCGGGGCGGTGATCGCCGAAGAACGCCGCGTATTCCTCGTTGAAGATGGCGAAGTTGTCGATGTCGGTGAGCAGGCACATGGTGCGGACGACATCAGTGATCTCGGCGCCACCCTCGGCGAGGACTGCCCTGAGATTGGCGAGAGCCTGCCGCGTCTGTTCGCGGAAGTCGCTTGGTGTCACTCCGGTGGCGGCGTTCAGTCCGACCTGTCCCGCAGTGTGGATGTAGTCGCCGGTCCGAACGGCCTGGGAGTAGTGCCCGCCGGGGGCCGGGGCGTCGGAGGTGTGAAGAAGTTGCATGGGAGGTCCTCTCAGTTGTCGGTGTCGATGGGGCTGGAGCAGAAGTCGAGCGCGATGCGGGCATACATCTTTGCCGCCTGGTGAATGCTGTCCACGCTCACGTACTCGTTGGGGCCGTGCGCGCAGGTGAGAACGCCGGGGCCGAAGGAAGGAAGCGTCGGGATGCCCAGCTGTGAGTACCAGGGCGCGTCGGTGCCCCCGGGAAACACCGACAGCGGTGGGGCTTCGCCGAGCACGTCGGCCGCTGCGCGCTGCGTCGCGGCCACGAGTGGATGCTCCGCGTCGAGCTCGCTCCACGGGATCCAGTCGAGTCCCTCTTCGAAGTGGTACTCGACCTGGAGTTCGGGGTCCGCGGTGCGGCACGCGTCCAGCCAGCGATCCAGTGCCTCGGCGACCTCCTCGCGCGTCTGACCGGGGACCGTGCGCAGGTCGCACGCGAACTCGGCGCGACCGGGGACCACGCCGAAGAAGGTGCCGCCGTCGATCATGACACCGGTGTTCAGCGTCGGGCCCACCTGACCGAGCGGGTGCGGCGTGAACGGCAGATCGAGTTCCGCCCCGATGCGGAGCATGAGGTCAGCGAGTTTCAGGGAGGCATTCACAGACGGCATGCGATCCGAGAGGCTCGAGTGCATCTGGGTACCCTGCACGATCACGCGGAAGCCGCAGACGCCGCGGGAGACGAGGTGGATCCCCTGCCAGTCGTGTTCCCAGCCGCTCGGCTCACCGATGAGAATCGCGTCGACGTCGGAGACGTGCGGGGCGACGAACTTGGCGCCGAGTTGCGCACCGGCCTCCTCATCGGCGATCAGTCCGAGCACGAGGTCGCCGGCGAGCGCTGCTCCGGACGCCCGCAGCGCGTAGGCGGCGAAGATCATGGCGGCGACGGCGCCTTTCATGTCGGTGGCCCCGAGTCCATACAGGATGCCGTCCTCGACAATCGCCTCAAGCGGCGGCTTGCGCCACAGTTCGCGGGCCTCTCCGATGGGCTTGGTGTCGACGTGACCGTTCAGCATGAGGTTCGCACCGCCGCCGGTGCCACGCATCCGGGCGATCATGCTCGGGCGGTCCTCGGTCGGTCCGATGATTGTGATGTCCTCGTCGAGGCCCATCCGGGTGAGCGTCGAACGCAGAAACGCAACGATCTCGCGCTCGTCGCCATACGGCGGGATCTGGCTGTTGATGGCGATGAGATCGTGTACGAGATCGATCAGCTCGTCGGCGTGGGCGTCGAGGAACTCATCGATGCTGCGGACATCGACGGGTGTGGTGTGCGTGGTCATGCGCTGATCCTCTCCAGGGGGAAGGTCTCGAGTACGGCGTCGACGCCTGCGAGCAATCGCTCGACGTCGGAGTGAGTGTTGAGCACGTGGAACGAGGCGCGCACGCGCCCATCGCCGCCCCATACGAGCACGCCCTCGTCCGCCAACGCACGGGCGAAGCGTTCGCCGGCGGGATGCAGGAACGCGACGTTGCCCGCACGTCGGTCAGGGTCGCGGGGGGTGATGACCTCGAGCCCCCGCCTCTCCAGCCCGTCGATCGCCGCGCCGGCGAGGACGCTGGAGTGGGCCTCAACCCGGTCGATCCCGAGGTCGAGAATCGTGTCGATGCCCGCGCCCAGTCCAGCGATGTCGGCGAGAGCGGGGGCGCCCATCTGGAAGCGCGTTCCGTCCGCGTTCCAATTGATCTCGTCGAATCGACGGTCGGTGAACATGTTCTCCAGCGATCGCCATCCGACCGAACCCGGCTCGAAGTCCGGCAGGCGATCGCGATTCCAGACGACCGCCCCGACGCCGTAGGGGCCGAGTGTCCACTTGTAGGAAGCGGTCACCGTCAGTGCCGCGTACTCGACGTCGACGTCGATGACCCCGAGCGAGTGGGACACGTCGACGAGGAACGGGATACCCTGCTGCTCGGCGAAGGCGCCGAGCTCATTGAGATCGTGGCGGAGGCCGCTGACGTAGCCGACGTGGCTGACGGCGATGGCGACCGTGCGCTCATCGCAGGCCTCGATGATGGAGGAAGCCGGCATCTCCCAGTCCTCCTGGCGCGGCACGACGCGCACCTCGAGTCCGTATCTGCGCAGTCGTAGGAACGGCGCGAAGACAGCGGGGTGCTCGTATTCATTGATCACGATGTTGTCGCCGGGCTTCCACGACCAGCCGTTGGCGATCGCACTCCAGGCAGTGGACGCGTCGCCGAGCAGGCCGACCTCGGCCGCGTCTCGGCCGGTGAGGCGCGCGATGCCG from the Microbacterium ginsengiterrae genome contains:
- a CDS encoding MerR family transcriptional regulator, with translation MKISELSARSGVAVPTIKYYLRERLLPEGERSAPTQASYDDAHVQRLGVIRALIAAGVSIAEIRRVVATLDSPPESAHELLGAAHAAITPTEDDTPDLTAAEELVAGLGWKPGMTDPAVLRAVARALNGLSSAGFEVPRDVMATYLASVRAIADAEIAGVPSSSPEVAVQYVVLGSALVEPLLLALRRVAQQVASAERFGAEGL
- a CDS encoding biotin transporter BioY, producing the protein MSAIATHPDRSPVLADLIPGAAARDVLLTLAGTAFIAVAGFIVIPLPFTPVPLSLATFAVLLTGATLGPLRGTASAGLYLALGAIGVPLFAGGSFGWAFSSFGYIVGYVAAAALVGTLARRRSDRNAWSTIGLATLGSLTIYACGVPWLAGFLGVDLATALTLGVLPFLIGDALKILAMSALLPTTWRIIDRAGRR
- a CDS encoding TetR family transcriptional regulator, whose translation is MNAAPAPARNDKSAVVDAAMRVLSENGLPGLSMRRIADELDVQVSALYWHFPNKQALLAAVSDRIVGDADATSGSEGIAAADAEVVAARLRDRLLAHRDGAEIVSSSLALGLLSLPAHVDLARAGRELGLDDAAAETAADTVVHYVIGYTFHEQQRLYAAVVGAADASVDLAPGQVDERGGSFDAGLRMIVAGIRATAGVS
- a CDS encoding RidA family protein; translated protein: MQLLHTSDAPAPGGHYSQAVRTGDYIHTAGQVGLNAATGVTPSDFREQTRQALANLRAVLAEGGAEITDVVRTMCLLTDIDNFAIFNEEYAAFFGDHRPARSTFGIALAGGFTVEVEAIAYVGDR
- a CDS encoding M20 family metallopeptidase — protein: MTTHTTPVDVRSIDEFLDAHADELIDLVHDLIAINSQIPPYGDEREIVAFLRSTLTRMGLDEDITIIGPTEDRPSMIARMRGTGGGANLMLNGHVDTKPIGEARELWRKPPLEAIVEDGILYGLGATDMKGAVAAMIFAAYALRASGAALAGDLVLGLIADEEAGAQLGAKFVAPHVSDVDAILIGEPSGWEHDWQGIHLVSRGVCGFRVIVQGTQMHSSLSDRMPSVNASLKLADLMLRIGAELDLPFTPHPLGQVGPTLNTGVMIDGGTFFGVVPGRAEFACDLRTVPGQTREEVAEALDRWLDACRTADPELQVEYHFEEGLDWIPWSELDAEHPLVAATQRAAADVLGEAPPLSVFPGGTDAPWYSQLGIPTLPSFGPGVLTCAHGPNEYVSVDSIHQAAKMYARIALDFCSSPIDTDN
- a CDS encoding aminotransferase class V-fold PLP-dependent enzyme; its protein translation is MSLIGAAPLLDASNFLNLGDEAYLYWGAHSPAVKRVEDAIVQSYRAKSLGEGGRDFLYAAESHTRAGIARLTGRDAAEVGLLGDASTAWSAIANGWSWKPGDNIVINEYEHPAVFAPFLRLRRYGLEVRVVPRQEDWEMPASSIIEACDERTVAIAVSHVGYVSGLRHDLNELGAFAEQQGIPFLVDVSHSLGVIDVDVEYAALTVTASYKWTLGPYGVGAVVWNRDRLPDFEPGSVGWRSLENMFTDRRFDEINWNADGTRFQMGAPALADIAGLGAGIDTILDLGIDRVEAHSSVLAGAAIDGLERRGLEVITPRDPDRRAGNVAFLHPAGERFARALADEGVLVWGGDGRVRASFHVLNTHSDVERLLAGVDAVLETFPLERISA